One bacterium genomic region harbors:
- a CDS encoding SRPBCC domain-containing protein, with translation MTTGLTHNLERKILICAKRSTVFRYFTDSKRFADWWGEGSTIEGRPGGSMKIRFPNGIQASGKILEIEPPERIVFSYGFDSGKPIPPEGSLVTITLQELSDGTQVTLRHELSDAAVRDEFIQGWRYQLALFANVASCDQHSDIQNKVDAYFELWNSKDPEARRQKMETLLEGNMSFQDKYSCTSGLEDLNGHLSAIHHFMPGLTIVRDGDVHECQGAVLAHWKVLKTDGTEMSKGTNIFLLSPAGRIRWVTGFWG, from the coding sequence ATGACCACCGGTCTGACACACAATCTGGAAAGGAAGATTCTGATTTGCGCAAAGCGGTCAACGGTATTTCGATATTTCACCGATTCGAAACGTTTCGCCGATTGGTGGGGCGAGGGATCCACTATAGAAGGGCGGCCGGGAGGGTCAATGAAAATCCGCTTTCCCAATGGAATCCAGGCTTCAGGGAAAATCCTGGAGATCGAGCCACCCGAAAGAATTGTGTTTTCTTATGGTTTTGATTCGGGCAAACCGATTCCACCGGAAGGCTCGCTGGTCACGATCACATTACAAGAACTTTCGGACGGCACACAGGTTACGCTGCGGCACGAGTTGTCTGATGCGGCTGTGCGTGATGAGTTCATCCAAGGATGGCGTTATCAGCTCGCTCTCTTTGCAAACGTTGCTTCCTGCGACCAGCATTCCGATATCCAGAACAAAGTGGATGCTTATTTCGAGTTGTGGAATTCGAAAGATCCGGAGGCACGAAGGCAGAAGATGGAGACGCTCCTGGAAGGAAATATGAGTTTTCAGGATAAGTACAGCTGCACATCCGGACTTGAGGATTTGAATGGGCATCTTTCCGCGATCCATCATTTCATGCCAGGCTTGACGATTGTTAGAGATGGCGACGTCCACGAATGTCAGGGCGCTGTGCTTGCGCATTGGAAAGTATTGAAAACGGATGGAACAGAAATGAGCAAAGGCACGAACATTTTTCTACTCTCGCCGGCAGGAAGAATCCGTTGGGTCACAGGCTTCTGGGGATAG
- a CDS encoding metalloregulator ArsR/SmtB family transcription factor, producing the protein MEVFQALQTPRRREILRLVWDEELSAGEICRRQRDVTFGAVSQHLRILEEAGLVSKREEGTFRFYLARKEELGALRKYLEQMWDDALYRLKIRAELESARRGPRQKKRSKSS; encoded by the coding sequence ATGGAAGTATTTCAAGCATTGCAAACGCCGAGAAGGCGGGAGATTTTGCGATTGGTTTGGGACGAAGAGCTCTCTGCCGGTGAGATCTGCCGGCGTCAGCGTGATGTCACGTTCGGAGCTGTTTCCCAGCATCTTCGCATTCTGGAGGAGGCTGGCCTCGTGTCAAAGCGTGAAGAAGGAACGTTCCGTTTTTACCTCGCAAGAAAGGAGGAGCTGGGAGCTCTCCGCAAATACCTGGAGCAAATGTGGGACGACGCTTTGTATCGCTTGAAGATTCGCGCCGAGCTGGAAAGTGCCCGGCGTGGGCCACGACAAAAGAAAAGGAGTAAATCATCATGA
- a CDS encoding DUF2183 domain-containing protein, translating to MSRIKNPQIVPYRGYGSSFKIFLKGRVLENKNVGLSTEHDSAWKNLRNVWKRFESDEIPGARLIASMNQVSEEVTANEEGYFTVTLQTPEPLPDENLWHPVDLQLLSPFHPAQEPIRETGLVMVAPKGARFGVISDMDDTVLQSDATNFLRMVKNVALGNARTRMPFKGVAAFYQALHEEDGKPTNPLFYVSSSPWNLYDLLMEFFNLQNIPIGPLLLRDWGTYRSGLPHKHREHKLQSIRHILDLLPGLPFLLIGDSGQKDPEIYHEVLSMYPKRILAIYIRNVSRNLKRPAAIRELAKKVIDAGSTLILTDDTLAAARHAIEQGWIKPDKFPEIMAEKIANEKAELVKKEAPTVKIEATENKKSEIDRGAIEKQLKEK from the coding sequence CGTGGGTCTTTCCACGGAACACGATTCGGCATGGAAAAATCTTCGAAATGTTTGGAAAAGATTTGAAAGCGATGAGATTCCCGGCGCGCGATTAATCGCGTCGATGAATCAGGTTTCCGAAGAAGTAACGGCAAATGAAGAAGGGTACTTTACGGTCACTTTGCAAACACCAGAGCCCTTACCGGATGAGAATCTCTGGCATCCGGTGGATTTGCAGCTGTTAAGTCCGTTCCATCCCGCTCAAGAACCGATTCGTGAAACGGGACTTGTCATGGTAGCTCCTAAAGGTGCGAGATTTGGAGTTATCAGTGATATGGATGACACCGTGTTGCAATCGGATGCCACCAATTTTCTTCGCATGGTAAAAAACGTGGCGCTGGGAAATGCCAGGACCCGGATGCCATTCAAAGGCGTCGCAGCATTTTACCAGGCCTTGCACGAAGAAGATGGCAAACCGACCAATCCGCTTTTTTATGTATCAAGCAGCCCCTGGAATCTATATGATCTGTTGATGGAATTTTTTAACTTGCAGAATATTCCCATTGGACCTTTACTGCTTCGGGATTGGGGAACTTACCGCAGCGGTCTTCCTCACAAACATCGCGAGCATAAATTGCAATCAATCCGGCATATTCTGGATCTCTTGCCGGGTCTTCCTTTCCTTTTGATTGGCGACAGCGGACAAAAGGACCCTGAGATCTATCATGAGGTCCTGTCGATGTACCCGAAACGGATTCTCGCAATCTACATACGAAACGTAAGTCGCAATCTAAAAAGGCCGGCGGCAATTCGGGAGCTCGCCAAAAAAGTAATTGACGCGGGAAGCACGTTGATCCTGACGGATGACACTCTTGCAGCTGCAAGACATGCAATCGAACAGGGCTGGATTAAACCGGACAAATTTCCCGAAATCATGGCCGAAAAGATTGCAAATGAAAAAGCGGAACTTGTGAAAAAAGAAGCCCCTACGGTAAAAATCGAAGCAACAGAAAACAAAAAGAGCGAAATTGATCGCGGGGCAATCGAAAAACAACTTAAGGAAAAATAG
- a CDS encoding glycosyltransferase family 39 protein, with the protein MNNDHRDALFNMLFLFTLGVATFLRMYRLNEGLWFDEVLTAVRYVRLPFNELIFAFDSENQHFFYSILAHLSIVLFGESEWALRLPAVIFGVGALWLVSRFGCEVTNRLEALLTVGLLCVSYFHIWFSQNARGYTGLQFWTMASALLLLRCLASNDRKKWMLYGVTLALGMYTQLTMLFVPAGHFVIYLWKVRREIKVRPWDGLLYGFCLGGLLTLLLYSPVLGKMFLTMGEESTVAMWKQPLWTLLEIVRGMKLHFAGGIVALVALLIFGAGLFSYSRTKPIVVQLLILPVLIGSVITLALGHPLWPRFFFFNFGLAMLVLVRGTMSLGALLVPEKYGRFPGTAICILLILLSALALPRAYGPKQDFLGARIFVEKNKSPRDVIATAGRIRLVYHGYHRLPYEKVETPESLRALQSDGSQLWVLYIFPEDARTLYPEMMKALEKDFDLIKTFDGSLNGGTVYVRRNRQDAKAPR; encoded by the coding sequence ATGAACAACGACCATCGCGATGCATTATTCAACATGCTGTTTCTCTTCACTCTTGGTGTCGCGACTTTTTTACGCATGTACCGTTTAAACGAAGGTCTGTGGTTTGATGAAGTGCTCACAGCCGTTCGTTACGTAAGGCTTCCGTTCAACGAACTGATATTTGCATTTGATTCTGAGAATCAGCATTTCTTTTATTCCATCCTTGCTCATTTATCTATAGTGCTGTTTGGTGAAAGTGAATGGGCCCTCCGTTTGCCGGCAGTCATCTTCGGCGTAGGCGCCCTCTGGCTCGTTTCCCGGTTTGGATGTGAGGTTACTAACCGGTTAGAAGCCCTTCTCACGGTGGGCCTGTTGTGTGTTTCGTATTTCCACATCTGGTTCAGTCAGAATGCAAGAGGCTATACGGGCCTTCAATTCTGGACCATGGCAAGCGCGCTGCTTCTCTTGCGCTGTCTGGCGTCCAATGACCGCAAGAAATGGATGCTTTACGGAGTAACGCTCGCTTTAGGAATGTACACACAGCTGACGATGTTATTTGTTCCTGCAGGTCACTTTGTTATTTATTTGTGGAAGGTCCGGCGCGAGATAAAAGTACGGCCATGGGACGGACTTCTGTATGGATTTTGTCTTGGTGGCCTGCTCACGCTCCTTTTGTACTCACCTGTTCTCGGGAAAATGTTTCTGACAATGGGCGAAGAAAGTACGGTGGCCATGTGGAAGCAGCCCCTGTGGACCCTACTTGAGATCGTTCGAGGAATGAAATTGCATTTTGCTGGAGGCATCGTCGCTCTGGTCGCTTTGCTCATCTTCGGAGCAGGCCTCTTCAGCTATAGCCGCACAAAGCCAATCGTCGTTCAATTGTTGATCCTGCCCGTTTTGATCGGGTCAGTGATTACTCTGGCTCTCGGACATCCCCTGTGGCCCCGTTTCTTCTTTTTTAATTTTGGTCTGGCAATGCTTGTTCTGGTTCGGGGAACCATGTCCCTTGGAGCTCTTTTGGTTCCGGAGAAGTACGGCCGGTTTCCAGGCACAGCCATCTGCATCCTGTTGATTTTGCTTTCCGCGCTTGCATTGCCTCGAGCATATGGCCCGAAACAGGATTTTCTCGGAGCCAGGATTTTTGTGGAAAAGAACAAATCGCCCCGCGACGTGATCGCGACAGCCGGGAGAATTAGGCTGGTCTATCACGGGTACCATCGCCTTCCATACGAGAAAGTAGAAACACCGGAATCCCTGCGCGCTTTGCAATCTGATGGTTCACAGTTGTGGGTGCTGTACATATTTCCGGAAGATGCAAGAACTCTGTATCCGGAAATGATGAAAGCGCTGGAAAAGGATTTCGATCTGATCAAGACCTTCGATGGTTCGCTGAACGGCGGAACGGTTTATGTGCGACGAAACCGCCAAGACGCCAAGGCGCCAAGATAG
- a CDS encoding GNAT family N-acetyltransferase produces MEYRFLDDFDLIDLHPIFLRAFSDYFVPMNLTRDQFSELLTRRGGQKELSVAAFQEDEPVGFTINAFDHYQGIPTIYDVATGIVPEARRKGIAQGIFEFSLSRLKGTGATRYVLEVFAKNSAAFTLYKKTGFSVERDLEIFSGPKEAQSRQSSFTIKTIEPMWELFERFWDWHPSWQNSISSIQRSKMPKILLGIFSGSQLIGYGIVFPDTGDIPQFAIQHDHRKQGAGAALLAALQTHVQPGRSARIGNVDGSATGTITFLRRIGFEWSSAQYEMQMNFSETLDTS; encoded by the coding sequence ATGGAATACCGCTTTCTTGATGACTTCGACCTGATTGATTTACATCCTATCTTCCTCCGCGCTTTTTCCGATTATTTCGTTCCGATGAATCTTACGCGGGATCAGTTTTCCGAACTTTTAACGCGAAGAGGAGGACAAAAGGAATTATCCGTTGCGGCATTTCAGGAGGACGAGCCGGTTGGATTCACAATCAATGCGTTCGATCACTATCAAGGGATTCCTACCATCTATGATGTAGCAACCGGAATTGTTCCTGAAGCGAGACGAAAAGGAATCGCTCAAGGAATATTCGAATTCAGCTTATCCAGACTGAAAGGAACGGGAGCCACTCGATACGTGCTTGAAGTATTCGCGAAAAACTCCGCGGCGTTCACTTTATATAAAAAGACAGGTTTTTCCGTTGAGCGAGATCTCGAGATTTTCTCCGGTCCAAAAGAAGCGCAGTCCCGCCAGTCTTCTTTCACCATAAAAACGATCGAGCCGATGTGGGAACTCTTTGAACGATTCTGGGACTGGCATCCCTCCTGGCAAAATTCAATATCATCGATACAGCGAAGCAAAATGCCAAAAATTTTGCTTGGCATCTTTAGTGGATCCCAGCTCATTGGTTACGGCATCGTATTTCCTGACACTGGTGACATACCGCAATTTGCCATTCAACATGATCACAGAAAACAGGGCGCAGGCGCAGCACTGCTGGCCGCTCTTCAAACACACGTTCAACCGGGAAGATCCGCGCGCATTGGAAATGTGGATGGATCGGCTACCGGAACCATCACCTTTTTGCGGCGAATCGGTTTTGAATGGTCTTCCGCGCAATACGAAATGCAGATGAATTTTAGTGAAACCTTAGACACCAGTTGA
- a CDS encoding rhomboid family intramembrane serine protease, which produces MLLIPYGHEDQVVRRRSWITYFLIGLNVLIFVTLSSSAPDEVEIDKAAQDMLRYYRDHPYLELPQNLLKLFDQESLKEVGEKDISGLTDQQIAEEQAVLDKKAENVWKMIEESPDFQYGHRPVKPHWWSFITSMFLHGNWEHLLGNMLFLYIAGCTIEDLWGKPLYLTFYLSGGILAAWTHDLKFPESEVPLIGASGAIAAIMGAFLVRLYNTRIKFFYLIGIWIRGTFLAPAWIALPLWLLIQFWSAATLGESAGVAFWAHIGGFLFGAVFGIAMNVLRFEEKFIDPYIEKKIGIVQDSRFLRAMELSQKSNYVQAKELLHQVIQSEPDHVEAYMELKRIALLNGNEEADRQYTANLLEALIRKRDVNLIWDIYSEYGRGTIRSKALPPKTLLGLAAFYEHLPDYRTSLEIYEKLIGIYPDDPLTIQALIKAGHLCMDKLDLKQRGIEFLSKAYSHPKVDSQWHAILKSDLQRYRIFITPKTPELDESIFDPHTIETPKDADFVLLPDPGFNQNSTTVSCWIERCTVEGMQLRNEKQEHGLLPWKQIRYISVGRIKNPSPTAPKAEKDYLVLDLVVPDPTNRGKYIHYRTFSYRFDFKKMFPGAPLTSGESYKKMIENILASSNATPMPDESKCLSGFATYRRLKEYENELKQQLGL; this is translated from the coding sequence ATGTTGCTCATACCTTATGGTCATGAAGATCAAGTTGTCAGACGACGATCCTGGATCACTTACTTTTTGATCGGACTCAATGTTCTGATTTTTGTTACCCTCTCATCCTCTGCGCCCGATGAAGTTGAAATAGACAAAGCTGCACAGGATATGCTTCGCTACTACCGGGACCACCCTTACCTGGAGCTACCGCAGAATCTGCTGAAACTTTTCGATCAGGAATCACTTAAAGAAGTCGGGGAGAAAGACATCTCGGGTCTGACGGACCAGCAAATCGCAGAGGAGCAGGCGGTTCTGGATAAAAAAGCTGAAAACGTTTGGAAGATGATCGAGGAATCCCCTGATTTTCAATACGGTCATCGTCCGGTTAAGCCCCACTGGTGGAGTTTTATCACCAGCATGTTTTTGCACGGTAACTGGGAGCATCTCCTTGGAAACATGCTTTTCCTCTACATCGCCGGTTGCACGATTGAGGATCTTTGGGGAAAACCTCTTTATCTCACCTTTTATCTGAGCGGTGGAATTCTGGCTGCGTGGACGCATGATTTGAAATTCCCGGAAAGCGAAGTCCCTTTAATCGGCGCATCCGGAGCAATTGCCGCGATCATGGGCGCGTTTCTTGTGCGGCTGTATAACACTCGTATCAAGTTTTTCTATTTGATTGGAATTTGGATTCGCGGCACTTTTCTTGCTCCCGCATGGATTGCTCTTCCTTTGTGGTTACTCATCCAGTTCTGGTCCGCCGCGACTCTTGGAGAAAGCGCCGGTGTGGCTTTCTGGGCTCATATCGGCGGTTTCCTTTTCGGAGCGGTATTCGGAATTGCGATGAATGTGCTCCGGTTCGAAGAAAAATTCATTGACCCATACATTGAGAAGAAGATTGGAATTGTTCAGGATTCCCGTTTCCTTCGCGCGATGGAATTATCGCAAAAATCAAATTATGTGCAGGCAAAAGAACTTTTGCATCAGGTAATCCAATCGGAGCCGGATCATGTCGAAGCATATATGGAATTAAAGAGGATTGCGCTCCTTAATGGAAATGAAGAAGCGGACCGCCAATATACGGCAAATTTATTGGAAGCATTAATACGCAAAAGGGACGTTAATTTGATATGGGATATTTACAGCGAATACGGACGAGGCACTATAAGATCAAAAGCGCTTCCGCCAAAAACGTTACTCGGATTGGCCGCTTTTTATGAACATTTACCGGATTATAGAACCAGTCTTGAAATATATGAAAAGTTGATCGGGATTTACCCCGATGATCCTTTGACGATCCAGGCCTTAATCAAAGCAGGTCATCTTTGCATGGATAAGTTGGATCTCAAGCAAAGAGGCATCGAGTTTTTGTCAAAGGCGTATTCGCATCCAAAGGTGGATTCGCAATGGCATGCCATATTGAAATCTGATCTGCAACGATATCGCATCTTCATTACGCCTAAGACCCCGGAGTTGGATGAATCAATATTCGATCCGCACACTATCGAAACTCCGAAGGACGCCGACTTTGTGCTTCTGCCGGATCCCGGTTTCAATCAAAATAGCACAACCGTTTCCTGTTGGATTGAAAGATGCACAGTGGAAGGGATGCAATTACGAAATGAGAAACAGGAACACGGACTCCTCCCGTGGAAACAGATTCGTTATATTTCTGTTGGACGGATCAAGAATCCATCTCCCACTGCGCCAAAGGCTGAAAAAGATTACCTTGTCCTGGATCTTGTTGTGCCTGATCCAACCAACAGGGGCAAGTATATTCATTACCGGACATTCAGTTACCGTTTTGATTTCAAAAAGATGTTTCCTGGCGCGCCGCTAACTTCCGGCGAATCTTACAAGAAGATGATTGAAAACATTCTCGCCAGCAGCAATGCCACGCCGATGCCGGATGAGAGCAAATGTCTCTCCGGTTTTGCCACTTATAGACGGTTAAAGGAATATGAAAACGAACTCAAGCAACAGCTCGGGCTGTAA